The sequence GTTGGCTCATTTTCACTCTTTCCGCTCTTCAGCTGGCCTTAAGGGCTCTTGTGCGACCCATCATTCCATTACCctccttttctgtttcctcactCCTCCAcgctgtcctccctctgtccttcgGGGGAGCCTTGATTAGAAAAAGGTTTGTTTAGACCCAGCAATGAGGCCAAAGGGGAGATCAATCGAGGAGATTGTGGTGCTCCTGGGTTTTGAAATTAACTCAACTCAAGTTTAACTGGCTGAGAGATGATTGGGTGAGAGCAGCGCCGTGGAAGTGTGTGGGAAGAGTAGAGAAGTTGCACTCTGTCATGAAACGGCTCATGTGAGACTACACATCtctcaggaggaaaaagaggagacatGTAGAAGACAGTGGAATTTGTAAGTCATTTCTTCCTGCCTTCAGCTTTTCCGTTTGTCTGACCCCAGcattctcctgctgctttcttcatatgtgaaacgCAAACGTAAAGTTTGGTCGGTTCATGGCAGAAAACGGCATTAATTGTAAGCTCTACAGAAAACCTACTGTGGAATATGTAGGTCAGTAGTATCAGTGCTGTGGTGAGAGCTTGAATGTGTGAAAGTGTAACTCAGGCTATGAAAGAGacagagtaaaaaaagaaacctcacagaaccaaacaaaaaccCTCCCtcctgggaggagagagagagagagagagagacagctgatTCCTCCAGACCTCTCGTATCACCATCAGGAGAATGGATTCAGATGTGGCTCATCTTCTCCTGACGCCCGTCTGCCACTCTGATTTCCTCCTCAaccagcagaggagaaaagaacatACAAGGGCCGCTGACAAAAAGtaccacaaaaacaaaatcccttCCACAACATGGAAAACATCATCAGGTTGAGGAAAAATGTGAAGGAGAATCTTTAATGAAGAGTTCTTTTAATCtagctttatttatatatttaacaagTACAAGGACAAACACAATATTGTTTTCAGatgtacaaatacattttcctcatCGAGAACACAATCCAACTTCCTGATAAAAGATTTTCAGTTTATACTGAAGGAACATTTAATCATCACTTACTCACAGGAAGTAAAAACTAAAGACACAttattgaaaataaatccaaaacaaactgctgaaatgttgaaataatatatacacatatggaataaaaaaaggagaaatgctttaataataatttaataattgattTGTATTGTCTGAGagcatttcctcttttcctttcataaagGATGGCCCAGTGTTTCCTTAAGGAGATAACATAGGAAACATTGAAGCTCCTCTCCTCATCATTAAGAGAACTCAAAAAGGTCTTGTCATGGCTGCAGCTGAAATCCTTCTGGATCATTTCACTCGGTGAAGAACTTTGTTAACTAAAGTAGACGATTCGACAGCAGCCAAAGAGCCGCAGTCGTCACACTCTCTTcttccatcctgctgctgctcacttcTTTTCCTCTATTCTCTTCATTCTGTCTTCCTAATTAACTTCAATGTGCAGTGGAACATCTGTACTCAGCTTCCCATGAGAACCTCGTCTGTGCTTGTCTGAGTCTAACTTCTGTCTCTGCACtcgtgcacacgcacactttTCAAagacacctcacacacacactcactcttacACACTTCACACAGGTAATAACGATTCATGACCCCTGAAATAAAAGGCAGAGAGTGTGTCTGAAGTCGTCAGTCtgttattgatttgacataGTGACTACAGAGTGAATCTTGGGATCATGAGTAAAAAGACGAGCTCTCATTGAAGCATCAAAGACGTCTATTCAGAGACAGACTTCCAGTCACTGTGCTAAAAATAGCCAATTGTCGTCTAGTAACTGTCTGAAGTTCTTAAATTCACTAAgtcttttatttagtttgaagGAATGCGCTTGAATATAGGCTGTTACCTTCTCCTTCCATTGGGCTGCTTCAGACACATTTGTTCCTCTGGTTCCACAGAGTCGTCAGAAGGCGTCTCCCTCCAGCTGGGAAACTCCAAAGACTTCATCCTCAGCTTGGACATCAAGTTCACCTCCAACGGCAGCGTGTCGGTGATCCTGGAAACCACCGAGAAGGGCCCCCCCTTCACCATTCACTATGTGACCAACTCGCAGCTCATCGCCTTCAAGGATCACGAGATCACCTACGGGATCGGGCCGAGAACCGCCTGGAGCACTCTGACCCGGGACCTGCTCACCGACCTGAGGAAGGGCGTCGGCTTGTCCAACACCAAGGCTGTGAAGGCCACTAAGGTGGGTTCATTAAATATCTGTGTTCTAATGAATATTTAACTGGACTGGAGCAGAAACAAATAACCTCTCAGTAGAAAATGAATCAGTAAGCACATGGATAAATGAGTCATCATTTAAAATCACGAATCCCCTTGGAAGGGAGTTAACTGTGTCATTAAAGTGAGATAATTAATCTCTCCAGTTTTCAAGCAACAAAGTTAAACTTTGCTTTGTGTCTGGTTTTCTCAGATCATGCCCAGACGGGTGGTGCGCTTAGTTCTACAAGGACGCGGCTCCGTCGACAACGTCACCATCTCCACCACCGCCCACATGGCCGCCTTCTTTGCTGCCAGCGACTGGCTGGTGCGCAACCAAGACGAGCGAGGCGGCTGGCCCATCATGGTCACTCGCAAACTGGGCGAGGGCTTCCGGCCTCTGGAGCCCGGCTGGTACTCGGCCATGGCCCAGGGCCAGGCCATGTCCACATTAGTGAGAGCCTACCTCCTCACAAAGGACCAGGTTTACCTCAACGCTGCCCTCAAGGCAGTCGGACCCTACAAGGTGCCTTCAGCGCAGCACGGGGTCAAAGCTGTGTTCATGAACAAGTACGACTGGTATGAGGAGTACCCCACCACGCCCAGTTCCTTTGTCCTGAACGGCTTCATCTACTCCCTGCTGGGACTCTACGACTTGACTGAGACAGCGGGAGAGAAGGTTGGCAGGGAGGCGGGGCAGCTGTTCAGCCGCGGCATGGAGTCGCTGAAGGCCATGCTGCCGCTCTATGACACGGGGTCGGGAAGCATCTATGACCTGCGTCACTTCATGCTGGGCGCCGCCCCCAACCTGGCGCGCTGGGACTATCACACTACGCACAttaaccagctgcagctgctggcgTCCATAGACAATGCTCCCGTCTTCAGAGATGTGGTCAAGCGCTGGAAAAACTACTTAAAAGGGATTCGCGCCAAGCACAACTAGGCAAAGTGTAGTCCACCAATGTGATCCAGCTGAGGggaagactgtgtgtgtgtgaactggaTAATGAATGTGAGGTGGGTTCTCGCACattgtgtgagtgcgtgtgtgtgtgtgagtgcgttcCTGGTTGAGGTTCAACATGTAACAGATGAGTTTaatcagctgcagctcacaACTCAAAAACGTTCTcatctctgctgcaggttttatattttctgcCGACTGTAGCTCTCCTCCCCTTTTCCTTCAGCGAGTGTTTGTTATTATGCAcacaccgtgtgtgtgtgtgtgtgtgtgtgtgatatacaCTATTAGAGAAAGAAGAGACTCTTCAAATAGTTAAAACCGAATCACATTGAGGTCACAACGGTCTTCGATAAATCCACCACTACTTTTTTACCATTTCACCCCAGAGTTGCAAAGTTTATTGGAATAGATGAACTGTAAATAACAGAATATATGATACATTATTTGGAGAATGTTGCCAAAAAAATAAGgaatatcaatattttattattttggacTATAAATCTCAACTTCATCGTTTTTATCTCATAACCTTCGAATGACgatttttaagttttttctCTCTAAGCTTTGAGGTGAGATTTATTTTCCCCTCATCCCTTCACAGGAAAGCTGAACAGTCGAATGCTTTACTTTTCTGAACCAGTAGCTTCCAGATCTGTTCTGAAGCACTTTTCTCTATGatacacataacacacacatttgcttgCTTCGTGAGCTGAACTCGGTTTAAGTATTTGTGTTTAATATAAACTCAACATCGTGGACCATGTATAATATTTGATTGCAACGGCTCGGCCGCCAGCTGTTCACCCACTGCAGACTGTAAATATATGGACGACACATTTCCACCTACTGTCTAGAAATGAACCCacaatatcctggatacaaatgCCGATCATTTGTAACCAGAGTCTGTAGCAATCTGGGGATGGAGCTGCCCCAACATGAGCGTTCCGATACAATTCATGACGTATAATCAATAATCTGAATTACTAATTTGTCCTAGTTTGTCACGAGTGCTGAAGCCGCTGTAATCCACCAGTAAAGTTTTAAGACAACATGCTGTTTGCCACCATTCTCAGCTGAAACCAAACCCCCACTGAAGTCTGGCTGGTCACAAAGAatcattaataattcatgtgGCGTTGAGGAACACGGCTGAAAGTAATTAGTTCTGCATCACTTTGAGTTCAGCTCAGTTTGTAAAGCATAAGTTTCCCATCTCGGAGAACCTGGCTGTGAATCCCAACTCAGTCcagtcagctgtgtgtgtgtgtgtgtgtgtgtctgtgtgcggtcGCAGCTGATCACAAATCACAGTgattaatgaaaaagaaagaaggcgACTGAGAAATGAAGATTTGCTGATTTAaaagtctcccccccccccccatgttctTCTCGTTTGCACGGTTTGGATAAAGCAGGACGGTTCAGAGTCAGATATATTTAACTCCTTCGTGGGCGTATTCCAAATTAAGATCAATCTTAGGTTTTATTATTCATCATTTCCATTTAAACAAGGAAGTATGGATGCAGATGAGTCAGCAGTTTGGATGAATGGAGATCAATGTGCATTACAAGACAAATTCTAATGGAAAATTGGAGTAAGAtccgttttattttgaagctccTTCATCCCATAATACAGTTTGAGTTTTTCTCCCACCtatgaagaagcagcaggaagttATCTGGTTCAGAAACATTCACAACAACTGGAAATTATCAGAACATTAAGACGATGCTGGATGTGACGTAGAAATTGTGgaaatcaaatgttttgtttacggCAAATTATGACGTTATCGCCCAAATCATGTGCATCTCGTCTTTCCAAATTTTCCCAATCTTTGTCTACATCTTCTACTTGTCttctcatcctgagatatttagaTTCTGCATTTTTTAAGTTGTGCGTTCATTGCGCGGTAGAAACGTCATCAAAGCACCTGATCGCTCACTCGCTCTGAGTTTTCCTGACGTTTCCCTGCTGCTGTTCAGTGCTCGTCTGAAAAACAGCTGTAGAGTCATCTTCCTCTCAAAGtgagctgcaggtgaagctAAGTGTagacgtgtgtgttgtgtctcagagcagaggaagaggtgagCAGCGGAGGCACAGCTGCATCTCACAGCCATGTCAGCTCTTAACGTTAAATTCAACAAAGCCAGGAGAAGTGGAGCCGGGGGGTGAATTCTTTATAAACACAAAGAGGCTctcgtttctctctccctctctctctctctctctctctctctctctgggtgcaTGAACTCAGTGTTTTTAATCTGAGCGCTGCCCTGCTGACCGCAGCTCGAGGAGAAACCGACTCGCCCAGACACCAACAATTCACCCGGCTAATAGGCTGGAGAGGCGGCCGGGCGGCGGGGTCGCTCGTCAGGGATGAGTCAGCATCCACCGGcctcacattcacaaacacaacagagtggAGCCCTCGGCTTCAATGAGGCTTTCATTGATCTGCTTTAAAGATTATTAATGAGAAGCAGGAGAATGTGGCGCCGACGTTCCTCTGAAAAGTGGCGGTGGTGAATTTTTCTTTGGTCGTTTTCATAAAACCGGAGGGAAACTTTGAGATAAACACTATTTCCCACAGAGTTTGATTTCAGGTCGTCTTAGTGTGAGAAATGAAGGAAAAGCTTGTGATTCATTCTGATGAAAAGAGTTGGTTCCTGACTTTAAAGCCGGCACATTatgcttttgtgttttatggctgttgtgaatgtaaaagttctgcaaagttaaaaagctcaAAGTctttatcggggggggggggggggggggccttaaagagacggtagataaaataaattgtttctgacagaggctgaaaggaggagctgcagcggtTTGAGATCATTACAGCATTTAAACTTTTTCAAATGATATCACAAAGTCAAAactatgaacctgaatatgtctTTTAAACCTAATAAGGTAATTCACCGTCTTACTTTGTCTGGAAACGCGTTTTATTCTTGCAGTGGCCCTGATACTACCAGAGGTTTATGTAGTGGATGCAAACAGTGATATGAATGCTCAGTTCATAAAGCTAACAGTTAAAGTTTTATCCCAGACAGGACCCGTATGTGTGCACATATTCATAAtctgcagtttttgtttttgttaatttcGTGATGGcgttttttttctacttcccATGAACGCATTATTGATTCTTCTTTGCTTAAAGTGAAACTATCAGGAGCTGATGTTTCCTCTGTTTGGGTTATACCAAAGTCATTGAATTAAGTACCTTTGAATTTGTATATTTCTGTGCAGACTCATTTCCACTCAGTATTTAATGACGCGTCTCCTCGGAGAAGTCGTGGAGCGAGACACTGCCTTTTGAGACATGCTCGTTTTATCAAATGTAGGTTAAATAGATTATCGCAAAAACAACTCGCTTGTAAAATGCACTCATGGTAAACGGGGGCTGTGTGCAACTAGAGATTAGCATTTAGTCAGCTACTGTTTAAAAGGGAAGTGAACCAAGAGCTGCAAATGAGCCTTGAAAGCTTTTgctcatttttacatttttatttctaagtgtgtttgtttatttgttgatatCATTCGCagttctgattttttttttcttttttctagaCTAAAGCACAACTGCAGTGTATAatcactttatttttatttttgtttaggaCAATGTGCATCGCCTTCATTAAGAAAGCTGCTATGATTGTTCACTGTATAGTGGAGATGAGAAATTCCTTTTCCTCGTTCTCAGTGGTATCTTTTTTCCCTGTCTTTCCACTATCCATTAAGAAGACGTCAACATATGACCGCCGAGGTCACATGTGATTTATGCAATAAAATGTTTACTGGGGTCGTTACACCGCAGGAGACCCAGAGCAGTTGTATAGACTTTGCAATCTAAGCACAATGTGCAAAAGCTACCGTTTTTTAGCCACAGGAAGAGAAGTGTTTATATACAGAGTAAATCTTTGTGCTATAAAAGTTGCTTTTTAAAaggtgtaaaaaataaaagcatttttctTAAAGTTCTGTgtccttcagtgtttttaagATGATCATACTATGAACTGTTATGAGACTCGTGTGACTATTCACATCTTTCCATTGATACATATAGGTGAGTAGTCGATCAATACAATATTCATCTGAAGATAATGAGAGAATCAATTATTGATCTGCTCCTCAGCTTTGaagttttccctcttttctttaattAACTTCAGATTCTATAGAAAAGGTCTAATCGTAGACTGTAAATAGAGATGAACGACACATGTCCCCTTTCTCATCCTGGAACACCATGTTGCTCTGAAGACATCTGGAGCCAgcgtctgctctgattggctgatagAGCTGCTTTAACGACGTCCTGTTGAATGATGGGTTGACGAATCATAAGTCCATTTTTTTAGCTTCAAATAACTAAAAAATCGGACAGATTTCCACTTGGACAAAGATGTGATGCAAACATTCTAACGACAGAAGCTCTTTTTGAGAAAACATCTTAGTTTAGTCTATGTCCAGTCCACTGaaggggaggaggcagagtttgtGTCCttttgcagccagccaccagggggcaatggagactctctggcttcactttttgggagctgacgtgtcgtccatctttatctacggtctgtggctctaaccagttcctggctgattttttttaatctttattaGGGTTCATTGCCAAGtaatacatacatacaacaatataaaacaatatttacaaattgATGTGTCAGTAGGATGAGTAAACTTTAAGTATGACCATCACAGGTGAGGACATTAACACAGTCTCATGATCCTAAAGCTCTAGTTCAGATCCCGGCCCTTTAATTCATTGGATATTAGAAGCATTAGGTTGATCGGCTCTCGTCTGTCGGAGGAGGAACACTTTGTTCTCGCTGAGAAACAATAGTGATTAATATTTAATCCTAATCAGGCAGTTCTGATACCTAAGAAAGACGCTATCCTGCCGCCTGCATCTTTCATTACCTTCTGGCATTTCTCCCTCACAGCTCCACACTCCAGCCCACGCAtctcattcctcctcttcagccGACGTTAATGATAttagcgcccccccccccgacggcGGGTCTGTCTCCCAGTCGTCTAATTAACCCGACGTAAACCCAATAAGCTGCGACTCTCCGCAGCCTCCACGTCggcctctcctgcctcctccgcTGGCCGTGATGACATTACAGGGGATCCTGGGTAATCTGGCGTCTGGAGGCCGCAGCCTTCATCCCGTCAATAAATTTGCTCGCTTGATGAGATTAACACGACGATGAACCCGGCGGCGtcgggtttgtttgtgtgtcgtcTGCGGCTCTCAGAGGAGAAAGTGGACCTGGAAGCATCCGGAAAGAGATGGAACTTTAAAAGTGCAGTTAGACAGTTTAGGTCCCAGAAGGATCCGGAAGCTTCTGATCCTTTAACCTTGACGAGTTAATTTCTCCCCAGGTTTTAATCTCAAGTTTGAGGtggatatgattttttttttttttctttcttgctctCTGGCAGCGAGGTAGAGATGAGGAAATCGATACCTCTCTCACATCCTTCCATTAAATATACACCAAAGGCTTCAGCCAGCAGCCGCCTGGGTTTGCTGAGCACAACAGGGAAGTGAAGGGGAAACAGCGAGTCTGGCTCTtttgaaactttgaaaaatacatgttttcgCTCGCCAGACGATTAATGGCTTTTGGCGGCTGGGTGCAAGACAAATTGTCGATTTTACACTTATGGTATTTGGGCGGGTTCCAGCAGTGAAATACAACCTGATCTGTTCTCCAGTCCtgcaccagggggcgatcaacaAGATTTGGTTTCAGTTGGTCCATGATATTAAGCGTCGTCTTCTTTGGtgcttttattaaatattaaatagtctTTCTCCTAGTTCTCTGCCGAATCATTTTCAaacttcattttttctttcattttcatattcagCTCGATCTCCTCCGCTCTGCTAAATGAAAACTGGAGAAATGGTCGTTACgctcaaatgaaaaataaatccaccGTCTCTTTTCCAAAACCTGGTATCGGTTGTATTTTGTTCATTCATGAGCAGCTGACAGGGTTCTTTACTTTTTCGAGACGGGAAGGATGAAAGTCTTCAGCAGAACAATCTCCAGCCGAGTCtgagatggtgatgatgatgctggaggagaaacgatgaggagacagcggcaggggggggggggggggggggggggggggggagtaaagaGGGAGAATGAGAGATGTGCTGGGGAGAAAACAAGCCTGTGGTTGGAGGAGGGAGCCGAACCAAAGTCTGAAAtcccacagagaaaaaacaggCGCCTGGAGTCGaacgattattaataatttatcaGTCGCACACATTTGGAGACACAAACTTCATCTCATCCACTGAAACACCAGGGAGCCTGCGACTCTGTGAGCAGCTGCCGAGCAGTCGAACACCCATCTGTCAACACGGGTAGCATTATTACTATTAATATTATATCAGTGTTACTAGTTCatgtaaatagaaaaatacattgTTCGATGATTAATtcaagaaaaatacaatacaattaataactttattatttattattatcattactgtTATTACCTcatatgtgtctgtgtaaaaaaaatgaattattaaactATGGAGTAATTCAAGGGAAATTATGtaaaaataagataattatCATGTTAACATcagaaatattattttgtatagATGTTTGTTCTTGTTTATAGTTACATTATCTCACTGAGTACTTTCTTAGGAACATCCAGAGACTGTGTATACAAATGGATCCAATGGAATCCAGgtctggaaagtgaagccaatgcagaaGTCCCTAAAATATTTATATGGGATTTAGGATTCAGTCCATGGACTATGgactatatatttatacatctccacatttacttttattgaCATGTTCAATCCAGGTCAAAAATATTCaagagaaatgagaaatggGGGGAACATGCAAACTTCAAGAAGCATTTTAAATCACAGCCCACGTTagatcagaaaataattcatcGTAAGACTTGCAGCTCTTTTGGTCGAAggcagtaaacaaaaacaaagttctCTCCCTATTAAAGAAAT comes from Platichthys flesus chromosome 1, fPlaFle2.1, whole genome shotgun sequence and encodes:
- the glceb gene encoding D-glucuronyl C5-epimerase B encodes the protein MRCLAARVNYKTLIVICCLFTLITVLLWNRCSSDTSVHFLPRAALVAPSPRVGDASISSQQHPPQPPEPPPVVGGVSGVKFDEIDCLINDESTIKGRREGGEIYLPFTWMEKYFEVYGKVVQYDGYDRFEFQHSYSKVYTQREPYHPDGVFMSFEGYNVEVRDRVKCISGVEGVPLSTQWGPQGYFYAIQIAQYGLSHYSKNLTERPPHVEVYDTVEERDSRASTAPWSVPKGCALSRVHDKTRATSVRQFSAPESSEGVSLQLGNSKDFILSLDIKFTSNGSVSVILETTEKGPPFTIHYVTNSQLIAFKDHEITYGIGPRTAWSTLTRDLLTDLRKGVGLSNTKAVKATKIMPRRVVRLVLQGRGSVDNVTISTTAHMAAFFAASDWLVRNQDERGGWPIMVTRKLGEGFRPLEPGWYSAMAQGQAMSTLVRAYLLTKDQVYLNAALKAVGPYKVPSAQHGVKAVFMNKYDWYEEYPTTPSSFVLNGFIYSLLGLYDLTETAGEKVGREAGQLFSRGMESLKAMLPLYDTGSGSIYDLRHFMLGAAPNLARWDYHTTHINQLQLLASIDNAPVFRDVVKRWKNYLKGIRAKHN